The Pseudophryne corroboree isolate aPseCor3 chromosome 2, aPseCor3.hap2, whole genome shotgun sequence genome has a segment encoding these proteins:
- the DGAT2 gene encoding diacylglycerol O-acyltransferase 2 has translation MKTIIAAYSGVLRGTGSSILSTVYDLPSIPWLSKSRVEKHLQIISVLQWVISFLVMGVVCTVILLYIFCTDCWLIAALYLAWLVFDWNTPNKGGRRSKWVRNWAVWRYFRDYFPIRLVKTHNLLPSRNYIFGYHPHGIMCLGAFCNFGTEATGVAKKFPGIKPYLATLAGNFRMPVLRDYLMSGGICPVNRDTIDYILSKNGTGNAVVIVVGGAAESLNCQPGKNSVTLKQRKGFVKIALQHGADLVPVYSFGENEAYKQVVFEEGSWGRWLQRKFQKYIGFAPCVFHGCGFFSSDSWGLVPYSNPITTVVGEPITVPKIEQANQRDVDLYHSMYLASLEKLFNKYKTKFGLLESDVLEIN, from the exons GGACTGGATCCAGTATCCTGTCAACGGTGTACGACCTGCCCTCCATCCCTTGGTTATCAAAGTCTCGGGTGGAAAAACATCTCCAGATCATATCAGTCTTGCAATGGGTCATCAGCTTCCTTGTTATGG GTGTGGTGTGTACCGTGATCCTCCTCTACATCTTCTGTACAGACTGCTGGCTGATTGCTGCGCTGTACCTGGCCTGGCTGGTCTTTGACTGGAATACCCCTAATAAAG GTGGAAGACGGTCCAAGTGGGTTAGGAACTgggcagtgtggaggtatttcagggACTACTTTCCAATTCGG CTGGTCAAGACTCACAACCTCCTCCCCAGCCGGAATTACATATTTGGCTACCACCCGCACGGAATCATGTGTCTGGGGGCGTTTTGCAACTTTGGTACGGAAGCCACCGGCGTCGCCAAGAAATTCCCCGGAATAAAGCCGTACCTAGCCACCCTGGCTGGGAACTTCAGAATGCCGGTTCTGAGGGACTACTTAATGTCTGGAG GAATCTGCCCTGTGAACCGTGATACGATAGATTACATCCTCTCGAAAAATGGCACTGGAAATGCAGTGGTGATAGTGGTCGGGGGGGCAGCGGAATCCCTGAACTGCCAACCAGGCAAAAATTCAGTGACGCTAAAGCAGAGGAAAGGATTTGTCAAGATTGCATTACAGCATGG TGCGGACCTAGTGCCAGTCTACTCGTTTGGGGAGAATGAAGCCTACAAGCAGGTGGTGTTTGAAGAAGGTTCTTGGGGTCGATGGTTGCAGAGGAAATTCCAGAAATATATTGGTTTCGCCCCGTGTGTCTTCCATGGTTGCGGGTTCTTCTCCTCTGACAGCTGGGGTCTAGTTCCATATTCCAATCCGATCACCACTGTCG TTGGAGAGCCCATCACTGTCCCTAAAATAGAGCAGGCGAACCAGAGAGATGTGGATCTTTATCACAGCATGTACCTGGCCTCTCTCGAAAAGCTCTTCAACAAGTACAAGACCAAGTTCGGGTTGTTGGAGTCTGATGTCTTGGAAATCAACTGA